A stretch of Metabacillus sp. FJAT-52054 DNA encodes these proteins:
- the cmk gene encoding (d)CMP kinase, translating into MNKRLSVAIDGPAAAGKSTVAKQVARDFSYVYIDTGAMYRALTFKAIRNKKDPENEGELMELLHSMEITLVPEGSNQLVLINGENVTEEIRTSEISNQVSAVSMHRLVREEMVRRQQKMAEAGGVVMDGRDIGTHVLPEADVKVFLLASVEERAKRRHEENLLRGYESSIDLLANEIARRDKLDSEREVSPLKKAEDAVEIDTTSLSIGEVVDRIKELMIERL; encoded by the coding sequence ATGAATAAAAGACTATCGGTAGCAATAGATGGACCTGCCGCAGCAGGCAAAAGTACTGTCGCTAAACAAGTAGCCAGGGACTTTTCGTATGTTTATATAGACACAGGGGCAATGTACAGAGCCCTGACTTTTAAAGCAATCAGAAATAAAAAAGATCCTGAAAATGAGGGTGAATTGATGGAACTGCTTCACTCAATGGAAATCACTCTTGTGCCGGAGGGCTCAAATCAGCTTGTTCTGATCAATGGGGAAAATGTAACGGAAGAAATTCGGACAAGTGAAATAAGCAATCAGGTTTCGGCCGTTTCCATGCATCGTTTGGTACGGGAAGAAATGGTCAGAAGACAGCAGAAAATGGCTGAAGCCGGGGGAGTGGTCATGGATGGCCGTGATATCGGAACTCATGTCCTTCCGGAAGCAGATGTAAAAGTGTTTCTGCTTGCTTCCGTCGAAGAGCGGGCAAAGCGCAGACATGAAGAAAATCTGCTTAGAGGGTATGAATCAAGCATCGATCTTTTGGCCAATGAGATTGCGCGCCGGGATAAACTGGATTCCGAAAGAGAAGTGTCTCCATTAAAGAAAGCGGAGGATGCTGTTGAAATCGATACGACTTCACTCAGTATAGGCGAGGTTGTAGACCGCATTAAAGAATTGATGATAGAGAGGCTCTGA
- the fni gene encoding type 2 isopentenyl-diphosphate Delta-isomerase: MSRAKRKLDHINHALTTGQSRQNGFDDITFVHKSLPDTSVEDIDMSARIGELSTSSPIFINAMTGGGGEKTEQINEALSTAAAAFGMAIAVGSQMAAIRDKSEQPSYEVVRKVNPKGVIFANLGSEANADQAKRAIDMIEADAIQIHLNVIQELVMPEGDRDFKGALTRIEEIVRHAGVPVIVKETGFGMDWDTVLQLKNAGVSAIDIGGYGGTNFSKIENARRNRALHAFNGWGISSAISIAEGSNAARGEVCILGSGGIQDSLDAAKAIALGASAAGMAGILLSVFTEHGEEGLHEELRLLHEEFKWIMCALGTKTIKELQNAPLVISGASHHWLSERGFETSSYSRR, translated from the coding sequence TTGAGCAGAGCTAAACGCAAACTAGATCATATAAATCATGCTTTGACTACCGGACAAAGCAGGCAAAATGGGTTTGATGATATAACGTTTGTTCATAAAAGCCTGCCGGACACATCCGTTGAAGACATTGATATGTCGGCAAGGATAGGCGAACTTTCTACAAGTTCGCCTATTTTTATCAACGCGATGACCGGCGGAGGCGGGGAAAAAACCGAACAAATTAATGAGGCCCTATCAACTGCAGCCGCTGCATTTGGCATGGCAATTGCAGTTGGCTCACAAATGGCGGCAATCCGCGACAAATCAGAGCAGCCTTCCTACGAAGTGGTGAGAAAGGTGAATCCGAAGGGAGTCATTTTTGCGAACCTTGGAAGTGAAGCTAATGCAGATCAGGCAAAGCGTGCGATTGATATGATTGAAGCAGACGCCATCCAGATTCATTTGAATGTCATACAGGAGCTGGTTATGCCTGAGGGTGATCGGGACTTCAAAGGTGCATTGACTAGGATTGAAGAAATTGTCCGTCATGCCGGTGTACCGGTTATTGTCAAAGAAACTGGTTTTGGAATGGATTGGGATACGGTCCTTCAATTGAAAAACGCAGGCGTATCAGCCATTGATATTGGCGGATACGGCGGAACGAATTTTTCAAAAATTGAGAATGCCAGACGGAACAGAGCATTGCACGCATTCAATGGCTGGGGTATATCGTCTGCGATTTCTATAGCCGAAGGATCAAATGCAGCAAGGGGCGAGGTGTGTATCCTCGGATCCGGGGGGATTCAGGATTCTCTTGATGCGGCGAAGGCCATTGCTTTAGGTGCTTCCGCAGCAGGGATGGCAGGAATCCTTCTCTCCGTTTTTACTGAGCATGGAGAAGAAGGTCTTCATGAAGAACTCAGGCTGCTGCACGAAGAGTTCAAATGGATCATGTGTGCGCTGGGAACGAAGACGATAAAAGAGCTGCAAAACGCTCCATTAGTCATTTCCGGTGCCTCCCATCATTGGCTCTCTGAGAGGGGATTTGAAACCTCCTCATACAGCCGCCGATAA
- the sleB gene encoding spore cortex-lytic enzyme, producing MNRIRFAWMVLLSVTFILTSSYVYSDLPKSKAFTQQVIQRGAVGNDVIELQARLQYIGYYHGKIDGVYGWSTYWAVRNFQHDYGLENVDGLVGLTTKQKLVNQSDFNDQFVHTQLSKGKDFTHYGGIPLEKQTGPSKKLRTQMRAKNQGNGQKLAQNQKGGGQKQKAPKGNQKQTAQKQKSNNTAVNMPAGYSQNDLQLMANAVYGESRGESYVGQVAVAAVILNRIDSPTFPDTAAGVIFEPGAFTAVADGQIWLEPNEQAKKAVLDAINGWDPTESALYYFNPDTATSGWIWGRPQIKKIGKHIFCK from the coding sequence ATGAACAGAATACGTTTTGCATGGATGGTACTTTTATCAGTTACCTTCATATTAACGTCGTCTTACGTGTATTCGGATCTACCAAAATCAAAAGCATTTACGCAGCAGGTCATTCAGCGGGGAGCAGTCGGCAATGATGTCATTGAATTGCAGGCGAGGCTTCAGTATATAGGGTATTACCACGGAAAAATTGATGGAGTGTATGGATGGAGCACTTATTGGGCTGTAAGGAATTTTCAGCATGATTACGGTCTTGAAAATGTTGACGGGCTTGTTGGACTGACAACAAAGCAAAAGCTGGTTAACCAGTCTGATTTTAATGACCAATTTGTTCATACACAGCTTTCGAAAGGAAAAGACTTTACTCATTATGGCGGGATTCCCCTTGAAAAACAAACCGGTCCTTCCAAAAAACTCAGAACCCAAATGAGAGCTAAAAATCAGGGGAATGGTCAAAAGCTGGCTCAAAATCAAAAGGGCGGCGGCCAAAAGCAGAAAGCTCCAAAAGGAAATCAAAAACAAACTGCACAGAAACAGAAATCAAACAATACGGCAGTTAATATGCCTGCAGGATACTCTCAAAATGACCTTCAGCTGATGGCGAATGCTGTTTATGGGGAATCAAGGGGAGAATCCTATGTAGGACAGGTAGCTGTTGCGGCTGTTATTTTGAACCGCATTGACAGCCCGACATTCCCGGATACAGCAGCTGGCGTTATTTTCGAGCCAGGTGCATTTACGGCTGTAGCAGATGGGCAGATTTGGCTTGAACCGAATGAACAGGCTAAGAAAGCGGTTCTTGATGCGATAAACGGCTGGGATCCCACAGAAAGCGCTTTGTATTATTTTAATCCTGATACAGCTACAAGCGGATGGATTTGGGGCAGACCGCAAATTAAAAAAATCGGAAAACATATTTTCTGTAAATAA
- the der gene encoding ribosome biogenesis GTPase Der — MPKPVVAIVGRPNVGKSTIFNRIVGERVSIVEDRPGVTRDRIYNKGEWLNYEFNIIDTGGIDIGDEPFLAQIRHQAEIAIDEADVIIFMTNGREGVTAADEEVAKILYRTKKPVVLAVNKIDNPDMREAMYDFYALGFGDPFPISGSHGIGLGDMLDDVIKHFAGISQSDYDEEIIKFSLIGRPNVGKSSLVNAMLGEERVIVSDIAGTTRDAVDTTFKHNGQEYVIIDTAGMRKKGKVYESTEKYSVLRALKAIDRSDVVLVVINGEEGIIEQDKKIAGYAHEAGKGIIIVVNKWDAVEKDDKTMKTFETNIREHFLFLSYAPIIFLSAKTKQRIHTLVPEIVKVSENHSQRVQTNILNEVVMDAVAMNPTPSDKGKRLKIYYATQVAVKPPAFAVFVNEPELMHFSYERFLENRIREAFGFEGTPIKIFSRARK; from the coding sequence ATGCCAAAACCAGTAGTTGCAATAGTAGGGAGACCAAACGTCGGTAAATCAACTATTTTTAATAGAATTGTCGGAGAGCGGGTTTCCATTGTAGAAGACCGTCCAGGAGTTACACGGGATCGGATATACAATAAAGGAGAATGGCTTAATTACGAATTTAACATCATTGATACAGGCGGAATCGATATTGGCGATGAACCGTTTTTAGCCCAAATCAGGCACCAGGCAGAAATTGCGATTGATGAAGCAGATGTCATCATCTTCATGACAAACGGCAGAGAAGGGGTTACGGCAGCTGATGAAGAAGTTGCTAAAATCCTCTATCGAACGAAAAAGCCTGTCGTACTGGCTGTAAATAAAATCGATAATCCGGATATGCGTGAAGCAATGTATGATTTCTATGCACTCGGCTTTGGCGATCCGTTCCCAATTTCAGGATCTCATGGGATTGGCCTTGGAGATATGCTGGATGATGTCATTAAGCATTTTGCCGGAATCAGCCAGTCGGATTATGATGAGGAAATTATTAAGTTCAGCTTGATTGGCAGACCGAATGTCGGAAAATCATCGCTTGTTAATGCTATGCTCGGCGAAGAGCGTGTAATCGTCAGTGATATTGCCGGCACGACTAGAGACGCAGTGGATACAACATTCAAGCATAACGGCCAGGAATACGTAATTATCGATACGGCTGGAATGAGAAAAAAAGGAAAAGTCTATGAATCCACAGAGAAATACAGCGTCCTGAGAGCACTGAAAGCAATTGACCGCTCTGATGTGGTTCTTGTAGTCATCAATGGGGAAGAAGGAATCATTGAGCAGGATAAGAAAATTGCCGGATATGCCCATGAAGCGGGAAAAGGCATCATCATTGTTGTGAATAAATGGGATGCTGTTGAGAAAGATGACAAAACAATGAAAACGTTCGAGACAAATATTAGAGAGCATTTCCTTTTCTTAAGCTATGCCCCTATTATTTTTCTATCGGCTAAAACGAAACAGCGGATTCATACGTTAGTTCCCGAAATTGTAAAAGTAAGTGAAAACCACTCTCAAAGGGTTCAGACAAATATTTTGAATGAAGTTGTCATGGATGCTGTCGCAATGAATCCAACTCCTTCTGATAAAGGTAAAAGGCTGAAAATTTATTATGCTACTCAAGTTGCAGTCAAACCGCCTGCTTTTGCTGTTTTTGTTAATGAACCTGAATTAATGCATTTCTCCTATGAGAGATTTTTAGAAAATCGGATCCGTGAGGCCTTCGGATTTGAAGGAACGCCGATTAAGATCTTCTCCAGGGCACGTAAATAA
- the ypeB gene encoding germination protein YpeB encodes MIRGILIAFLAIAVIGTGYWGYKEHQEKNAVLIHAENNYQRAFHDLSYQMDELHDKIGTTLAMNSRESLSPALAEVWRITSEAHNDVGQLPLTLLPFNKTEEFLASIGDFSYRAAIRDLENKPLSKDEYASLQKLYEKSSDIQNELRNVQHMVIDKNLRWMDVELALASGKKQQDNTIVDGFKSVENNVSAYSETDFGPGFTSMKTMEKGFEQLKGNDITPEQAKQRAKEFASTEVDKLKVTQSGKGAGFEFYSVSMYDKKHKADLYMDITKKGGYPIWLIQSRKVNEENISLNDASNNAVSFLKEHGFEAEDLVLNESAQYDSIGVFSYVPNENGILLYPDTLKIKVALDDGQIIGFSAKDFLAAHRKRQVPKPELKENQAREKINQKVMVQESRLAVITNELGEEVLCYEFLGTIDDDTFRMFINASTGMEEKVEKLKNAEPIFNEL; translated from the coding sequence GTGATACGCGGAATACTTATTGCGTTTCTTGCAATCGCCGTTATTGGAACCGGATATTGGGGCTACAAAGAGCATCAGGAAAAAAACGCGGTCCTTATCCATGCAGAGAACAATTACCAGCGTGCGTTTCATGATTTGTCCTATCAAATGGATGAGCTTCATGACAAAATCGGAACAACGCTTGCCATGAACTCAAGGGAATCTTTATCTCCGGCACTTGCTGAAGTATGGAGAATCACTTCAGAGGCTCATAATGATGTAGGACAGCTTCCTCTTACCCTTCTTCCGTTTAATAAGACAGAAGAATTCCTTGCAAGCATAGGAGATTTCAGCTACAGAGCAGCGATTAGAGATTTGGAAAATAAGCCATTATCAAAGGATGAGTATGCATCGCTTCAAAAGCTTTATGAAAAATCTTCTGATATTCAAAATGAGCTGAGAAATGTTCAGCATATGGTTATTGATAAAAATCTGCGGTGGATGGATGTGGAGCTTGCATTGGCTTCTGGCAAGAAGCAGCAGGACAATACCATTGTAGATGGATTCAAATCTGTAGAAAACAACGTAAGTGCCTACTCAGAAACCGACTTTGGTCCGGGCTTCACTTCTATGAAAACGATGGAAAAGGGTTTTGAACAGCTTAAGGGCAATGACATCACACCTGAGCAGGCAAAACAAAGGGCAAAAGAGTTTGCGTCTACTGAAGTCGATAAATTGAAGGTTACACAAAGCGGAAAGGGCGCGGGATTCGAATTTTACAGTGTATCGATGTACGATAAAAAGCATAAAGCAGATTTGTACATGGATATTACGAAAAAAGGCGGTTATCCGATCTGGCTTATACAAAGCAGAAAGGTGAATGAAGAAAACATCAGCTTAAATGACGCCTCCAATAATGCCGTATCCTTTTTAAAAGAACATGGCTTTGAAGCTGAGGATCTCGTATTGAATGAGAGTGCGCAATATGATTCGATCGGTGTATTCTCTTACGTTCCCAATGAGAATGGAATTCTGCTTTACCCGGATACACTAAAGATCAAAGTTGCTTTGGATGACGGACAGATCATCGGATTTTCTGCAAAGGATTTTCTAGCCGCGCATAGAAAAAGACAAGTCCCAAAACCTGAATTAAAAGAAAATCAGGCGAGGGAAAAAATTAATCAAAAAGTCATGGTGCAGGAAAGCAGACTTGCTGTTATTACAAATGAGCTCGGTGAAGAGGTTTTATGCTATGAATTTCTCGGAACCATTGATGACGATACGTTTAGAATGTTTATCAATGCAAGCACTGGAATGGAAGAAAAAGTAGAAAAACTTAAAAATGCGGAGCCCATTTTTAACGAACTGTAA
- a CDS encoding NAD(P)H-dependent glycerol-3-phosphate dehydrogenase, with the protein MEKIAVLGAGSWGTALALVLADNGHDVRLWSHRQELANEINTQKQNSKYLPDIILPEGITAYHNLQSALVDARTIVVAVPSKAIREVLANVRELMKQPVTMVHVCKGIEPDSLKRVSEIISEEMPAEILKDLVVLSGPSHAEEVSLRHPTTVTSSSNNVQAAERVQELFMNQHFRVYTNPDMIGVEIGGALKNVIALAAGITDGLGYGDNAKAALITRGLAEIARLGSVMGGNPLTFSGLTGIGDLIVTCTSVHSRNWRAGNMLGKGHDLNEVLNSMGMVVEGVRTTKAAHQLAEKYQVNMPIAEALYNVLFNGHSPKEAVDSLMGRGRTHEMEDLVNIMENRLQ; encoded by the coding sequence ATGGAAAAGATTGCAGTACTTGGTGCAGGAAGCTGGGGAACGGCTCTTGCTTTAGTTCTTGCTGATAATGGACATGATGTGAGGCTATGGAGCCATAGGCAGGAGCTTGCAAATGAAATCAATACGCAGAAGCAAAATAGCAAATATTTGCCTGATATCATACTTCCGGAAGGAATTACTGCATACCACAATCTTCAAAGTGCATTGGTTGATGCACGGACGATCGTGGTTGCCGTTCCTTCAAAAGCCATCCGGGAAGTTCTTGCGAATGTAAGGGAGCTAATGAAACAGCCGGTCACAATGGTCCATGTATGCAAAGGTATAGAGCCGGATTCGCTTAAGCGGGTATCAGAGATTATTTCAGAGGAAATGCCGGCTGAAATATTAAAGGATCTTGTTGTATTATCAGGACCGAGTCATGCAGAAGAGGTTAGCTTAAGACACCCTACAACAGTGACCTCTTCCTCTAATAATGTCCAGGCTGCTGAACGCGTTCAGGAGCTGTTCATGAATCAGCATTTCAGAGTCTATACGAATCCGGACATGATTGGTGTGGAAATAGGCGGTGCGTTAAAAAATGTAATTGCGCTCGCAGCAGGCATTACGGATGGCCTGGGCTATGGAGATAACGCGAAAGCCGCTTTAATTACAAGAGGGCTTGCTGAAATTGCCAGGCTTGGCAGTGTCATGGGAGGAAACCCGCTGACCTTTTCCGGATTAACGGGAATCGGGGATCTAATAGTTACTTGTACCAGTGTCCACTCGCGTAATTGGAGAGCGGGCAATATGCTCGGTAAAGGCCATGATCTCAACGAGGTTCTGAACAGCATGGGAATGGTGGTCGAAGGTGTCCGTACAACAAAAGCTGCCCATCAGCTTGCTGAAAAGTACCAGGTTAACATGCCAATTGCTGAAGCGCTTTACAATGTTCTATTTAATGGGCATTCACCAAAAGAAGCCGTGGATTCATTAATGGGCAGAGGAAGAACACACGAAATGGAAGACCTTGTTAACATTATGGAAAATCGTTTGCAATAG
- a CDS encoding YpzI family protein encodes MGKDRQEKKLKESRRVESDRDQKLENKGATSLESTEQSRERN; translated from the coding sequence ATGGGAAAAGACCGTCAAGAGAAGAAATTGAAGGAAAGCAGAAGAGTTGAATCCGACCGTGATCAAAAATTGGAAAACAAGGGCGCTACAAGCCTTGAAAGTACTGAACAATCAAGAGAAAGAAATTAA
- the rpsA gene encoding 30S ribosomal protein S1 gives MNNGEMNNVEVAVPEVGDILKGTVTKVEEKQVIVEIDNYKHTGIIPISELSSLHIEKASDAVKENDELELKVSKVEEEAIILSKRAVDADKAWDDLEKKYEEKGIFEAEIKDVVKGGLVVDLGVRGFIPASLVETHFVEDFSDYKGKELSLMVVELDREKNRVILSHRAVIEKESSDKKQELLESLQADQVLEGTVQRLTDFGAFVDIGGVDGLVHISQLSHTHVDKPSDVVEEGQKVSVKVLSVDRDNERISLSIKETLPGPWSQISEKVKAGDVKDGTVKRLVSFGAFVEILPGVEGLVHISQISNKHIGTPQEVLEEGQEVSVKVLDVNENEQRISLSMKELEEPQKADENDYKNYQPKEESTGFSLGDMIGDQLKKLK, from the coding sequence ATGAACAATGGGGAAATGAATAACGTGGAAGTAGCTGTACCTGAAGTTGGGGATATCCTTAAAGGTACGGTAACGAAGGTTGAGGAGAAGCAGGTAATTGTTGAAATTGACAATTACAAGCACACGGGCATTATTCCAATCAGCGAGCTTTCCAGCCTTCACATTGAAAAAGCTTCTGATGCAGTCAAGGAAAACGACGAACTTGAACTAAAGGTTTCCAAGGTTGAAGAAGAAGCCATTATTTTATCCAAGCGTGCAGTAGATGCAGACAAGGCTTGGGACGACCTTGAGAAGAAGTATGAAGAAAAAGGGATTTTCGAAGCTGAGATCAAAGACGTTGTAAAAGGCGGACTTGTAGTGGATCTGGGCGTTAGAGGATTTATTCCGGCATCACTTGTGGAAACTCATTTTGTAGAAGATTTTTCAGACTACAAAGGGAAAGAACTCTCCTTAATGGTAGTAGAGCTGGACCGGGAAAAAAACCGCGTCATTCTCTCCCACAGAGCTGTTATTGAAAAGGAGTCCTCGGATAAAAAACAGGAACTGCTTGAATCCCTTCAAGCGGACCAGGTTTTGGAAGGAACCGTTCAGCGTCTGACAGACTTTGGAGCTTTTGTTGACATCGGTGGAGTAGACGGACTCGTTCATATCTCCCAGCTTTCCCATACACATGTGGATAAGCCATCCGATGTAGTTGAAGAAGGTCAAAAAGTATCTGTTAAAGTCCTTTCAGTTGACCGTGATAATGAGCGTATTTCACTATCGATTAAAGAAACATTGCCTGGGCCATGGTCGCAAATTTCTGAAAAAGTGAAAGCTGGAGATGTTAAAGACGGTACCGTCAAGCGCCTCGTAAGCTTTGGAGCTTTTGTTGAAATATTGCCTGGAGTAGAAGGACTTGTTCATATTTCTCAAATTTCCAACAAGCATATTGGCACACCTCAGGAAGTTCTTGAAGAAGGACAGGAAGTGAGTGTGAAAGTGCTGGATGTAAATGAGAATGAGCAAAGAATTTCTCTCAGCATGAAGGAGCTTGAAGAGCCTCAAAAGGCAGATGAGAACGATTATAAAAATTATCAGCCGAAAGAAGAATCAACAGGATTCTCATTGGGCGATATGATTGGCGATCAGTTAAAAAAACTTAAATAA
- a CDS encoding lysophospholipid acyltransferase family protein, with protein sequence MSLYQFGKNLVLVLFKPIYRMEVHGRENFPKSGSVLLCSNHIDNLDPPIVGACTPRMVHFMAKEELFTIPVLGKILLKVGAFPVKRGLSDREALRKGLKVLKDGEVLGLFPEGTRSKDGQLGKGLAGAGFFALRSDALIVPCAVVGPYKPFKKVRIYFGKPLDASEYRERKVTADEMTIVIMEQIRELLEKHR encoded by the coding sequence ATGTCCTTATACCAGTTTGGAAAAAACCTTGTATTAGTTTTATTTAAGCCAATTTACAGAATGGAAGTACATGGGAGAGAGAATTTTCCCAAATCAGGCTCCGTTCTGTTATGCAGCAATCATATTGACAACCTGGATCCCCCGATCGTCGGTGCCTGTACACCCCGCATGGTCCATTTTATGGCGAAAGAAGAATTATTTACTATTCCTGTATTAGGGAAGATTCTCCTGAAGGTCGGAGCTTTTCCTGTAAAAAGGGGATTGAGTGACAGGGAAGCACTGAGAAAAGGACTAAAAGTTTTAAAGGATGGAGAGGTTTTAGGATTGTTTCCTGAGGGAACAAGAAGTAAAGACGGCCAGCTTGGAAAAGGACTCGCAGGAGCGGGATTTTTTGCTCTTCGGTCAGATGCGCTCATTGTCCCTTGTGCAGTCGTTGGGCCGTACAAACCTTTTAAGAAAGTCCGTATTTATTTCGGAAAACCTCTGGATGCCAGTGAGTACAGAGAGAGAAAAGTCACTGCGGATGAAATGACAATAGTCATAATGGAACAAATCAGAGAACTGCTCGAAAAACATCGTTAA
- a CDS encoding YpfB family protein, which produces MKRAERMLMKLIIFHLAALIAAQAFMQQPAVKPYVSKAIRYEGVNRQTVSEWLETFK; this is translated from the coding sequence ATGAAACGAGCAGAAAGAATGTTAATGAAATTGATTATTTTTCATCTGGCCGCATTAATTGCTGCACAGGCGTTCATGCAGCAGCCCGCGGTTAAGCCGTATGTATCTAAAGCAATCCGGTATGAGGGCGTAAACAGGCAGACAGTCAGTGAATGGCTGGAAACATTTAAATAA
- a CDS encoding flagellar brake domain-containing protein translates to MLEIGNVMTLEPLDQSGDVYKCKIVSMDEGTISIDYPLNESTGKTAFIMNGTLLTCLYVASDQNPYKFETAVMGRRKENIPVILLKKPDNRDVLKIQRRQYVRIDSDVNVAVHSPAEAFEPFVTVTSDISAGGAGIIIPKHTELSEKEQLIVWMSLPLQDGTISYVKVDSESVRILEDSSGIKKATIKFINMTETAQQKIVRFCFDQQILHRKKEAAAE, encoded by the coding sequence ATGCTTGAGATAGGGAATGTGATGACACTTGAACCGCTGGACCAGTCTGGCGATGTGTATAAATGCAAAATCGTATCAATGGACGAAGGCACGATATCAATTGATTATCCTCTTAATGAAAGTACAGGGAAAACAGCCTTTATTATGAACGGCACGCTTCTTACCTGTCTGTATGTGGCCTCCGATCAAAATCCTTACAAGTTCGAAACAGCCGTTATGGGCAGAAGAAAAGAGAACATTCCCGTTATCCTCCTGAAAAAACCTGATAATCGAGACGTTTTGAAAATACAAAGAAGACAATACGTCCGAATTGATTCAGATGTAAATGTCGCTGTCCATTCTCCTGCAGAAGCCTTTGAACCATTCGTGACCGTTACATCCGATATAAGTGCGGGAGGAGCAGGTATCATTATTCCGAAACATACTGAACTAAGCGAGAAAGAGCAGCTCATAGTATGGATGTCTCTTCCCTTGCAGGATGGAACGATTAGCTATGTTAAGGTCGACTCGGAATCTGTCCGGATTTTAGAGGATTCTTCAGGGATCAAAAAAGCTACGATTAAATTTATCAACATGACTGAAACCGCACAGCAGAAAATTGTTCGTTTTTGTTTTGATCAGCAAATTCTTCATAGGAAAAAAGAAGCTGCCGCTGAATAA
- a CDS encoding DUF2768 domain-containing protein, producing MTPGLLKMWIALSSIAFMFVAVFSIYISRYKIKSGIVKILISAAAYFFMIAAGLLMIFVVFSGPVSK from the coding sequence ATGACGCCTGGTCTTTTAAAAATGTGGATTGCTTTATCATCAATCGCTTTTATGTTTGTTGCTGTTTTCTCTATCTACATAAGCAGATACAAGATAAAGAGTGGAATAGTGAAGATACTAATTTCAGCAGCTGCTTACTTTTTTATGATTGCGGCCGGTCTGCTTATGATTTTTGTCGTATTCAGCGGTCCAGTATCTAAATAG